The Papio anubis isolate 15944 chromosome 1, Panubis1.0, whole genome shotgun sequence genome window below encodes:
- the CRYZ gene encoding quinone oxidoreductase isoform X2: protein MHLLSSARVKAGESVLVHGASGGVGLAACQIARAYGLKVLGTAGTEEGQKIVLQNGAHEVFNHREVNYIDKIKKYVGEKGIDVIIEMLANVNLSKDLSLLSHGGRVIVVGNRGTIEINPRDTMAKESSIIGVTLFSSTKEEFQQYAAALQAGMEIGWLKPVIGSQYPLEKVAEAHKDIIHGSGATGKMILLL from the exons ATGCATCTGCTTTCAAG TGCCCGTGTGAAAGCTGGAGAAAGTGTTCTGGTTCATGGGGCGAGTGGAGGA gtTGGATTAGCAGCATGCCAGATTGCTAGAGCTTATGGCTTAAAGGTTTTGGGCACTGCTGGTACTGAGGAAGGACAAAAGATTGTTTTGCAAAATGGAGCCCATGAAGTGTTCAATCACAGAGAAGTGAATTATATTGataaaattaag aaatatgttGGTGAGAAAGGAATTGATGTAATTATTGAAATGTTAGCTAATGTAAATCTTAGTAAAGACTTGAGTCTTCTGTCACATGGAGGACGAGTGATA GTTGTTGGCAACAGAGGTACTATTGAAATAAACCCACGGGACACCATGGCAAAGGAGTCGAGTATAATTGGAGTTACTCTCTTTTCCTCAACCAAG gaGGAATTTCAGCAATATGCAGCAGCCCTTCAAGCTGGAATGGAAATTGGCTGGTTGAAACCTGTAATAGGTTCTCAATATCCATTGGAGAAGGTGGCCGAGGCTCATAAAGATATCATTCATGGCAGTGGGGCTACTGGAAAAATGATTCTTCTCTTATGA
- the CRYZ gene encoding quinone oxidoreductase isoform X1, with protein sequence MATRQKLMRAVRVFEFGGPEVLKLQSDIAVPIPKDHQVLIKVHACGVNPVETYIRSGTYSKKPLLPYTPGSDVAGVIEAVGDNASAFKKGDRVFTSSTISGGYAEYALAADHTVYKLPEKLDFKQGAAIGIPYFTACRALIHSARVKAGESVLVHGASGGVGLAACQIARAYGLKVLGTAGTEEGQKIVLQNGAHEVFNHREVNYIDKIKKYVGEKGIDVIIEMLANVNLSKDLSLLSHGGRVIVVGNRGTIEINPRDTMAKESSIIGVTLFSSTKEEFQQYAAALQAGMEIGWLKPVIGSQYPLEKVAEAHKDIIHGSGATGKMILLL encoded by the exons ATGGCGACCAGACAGAAGTTGATGAGAGCTGTTAGAGTTTTTGAATTTGGTGGACCAGAAGTCCTGAAATTGCAGTCAGATATTGCAGTACCAATTCCAAAAGACCATCAG GTTCTAATCAAGGTCCATGCATGTGGTGTCAACCCTGTGGAGACATACATACGCTCTGGTACTTATAGTAAAAAACCACTCTTACCCTATACTCCTGGCTCAGATGTGGCTGGGGTGATAGAAGCTGTTGGAGATAATGCATCTGCTTTCAAG AAGGGTGACAGAGTTTTCACTAGCAGCACAATCTCTGGAGGCTATGCAGAGTACGCTCTTGCAGCAGACCACACTGTTTACAAACTACCTGAAAAACTGGACTTTAAACAAGGAGCTGCCATCGGTATCCCATATTTTACTGCCTGTAGAGCTCTGATCCACAG TGCCCGTGTGAAAGCTGGAGAAAGTGTTCTGGTTCATGGGGCGAGTGGAGGA gtTGGATTAGCAGCATGCCAGATTGCTAGAGCTTATGGCTTAAAGGTTTTGGGCACTGCTGGTACTGAGGAAGGACAAAAGATTGTTTTGCAAAATGGAGCCCATGAAGTGTTCAATCACAGAGAAGTGAATTATATTGataaaattaag aaatatgttGGTGAGAAAGGAATTGATGTAATTATTGAAATGTTAGCTAATGTAAATCTTAGTAAAGACTTGAGTCTTCTGTCACATGGAGGACGAGTGATA GTTGTTGGCAACAGAGGTACTATTGAAATAAACCCACGGGACACCATGGCAAAGGAGTCGAGTATAATTGGAGTTACTCTCTTTTCCTCAACCAAG gaGGAATTTCAGCAATATGCAGCAGCCCTTCAAGCTGGAATGGAAATTGGCTGGTTGAAACCTGTAATAGGTTCTCAATATCCATTGGAGAAGGTGGCCGAGGCTCATAAAGATATCATTCATGGCAGTGGGGCTACTGGAAAAATGATTCTTCTCTTATGA